CCAATGCGGTACAGCTTGCAAAGCACTTTGGCGCGGAAGTAACCGGTGTGTGCAGCACTGCAAATCTGAAACTGGTAGAATTGATGGGAGCCGATAAAGTCATTGATTACACAAGAGAGGATTTTACTCAAAACGGGGAGATGTATGACATTGTTCTTGATGCGGTGGGCAAACTTCCTTCTTCAAAAGCCAAGCAGGTTCTTAAGCAAGGCGGAGCCTACATCAATGTTCTTGCTTCAGCAGATGATGGTGATACCATTGAAAACTTAACTTTCCTCAAAGAGCTAATTGAGGCAGGGAGGTTGAAACCTGTCATTGATCGAATCTATCAGTTTGAGCAGATTCCCGAAGCTCACAGGTATGTAGAGCAGGGGCACAAGAAGGGGAATGTGGCTATAACCGTTGCAAGTGACAATACATAAGCCGGGAAAACAATTACACATTGCATCCATATTACCAAAGGAGAATGAGCAATGAACTCTCTCATAATCGTCAAATCCATACATCAGGGAAATACCCTGAAAATTGCGGAGAGGATGGCACAGGTATTGGGTGCGGATCTAGTCGGGCCTGAAGATGTAGATTTGCAGAAAATCAATGACTACGACCTAATTGGCTTTGGCTCAGGTATCTATTCCAACAAGCATCATGATTCTCTTTTCGATTTGGTGGATAAGTTACCGAATCTAAATGGGAAGAAAGTGTTTGTATTCTCCACCTCCGCAATGATAAGGAAATCCGATCATAGTAAATTAGAAAGCAGTTTGGAAGAGAAGGGTGCAGTGATCGTAGACGAATTCTTTTGTAAAGGCCTCAACAAGAACAGCTTCATGAAATACATCGGTGGGATGAATAAAGGCAGACCCAATGAAGATGATTTCAAAAGAGCTGATGAATTTGTAGGTAAAATGAAAGGCAATAATTTCGATTGATAGGATGTCATGTCATGAAAGCTGTTGTAAATGAAAGATACGGATCACCTGATGTACTTGAACTAAAAGAGGTTCCTAAACCAATTCCAAAAGACAATGAGATTCTCATCAAAATACATGCGACCACAGTGAACAGGACCGATTGTGGATTTCGAAATGCAGATCCTTTTTTTGTAAGATTTTTCCTTGGCATTACGAAACCAAAACAGAAAATACTCGGGAGTGAATTTGCCGGGGCAATTGAATCCATTGGCAGGGATGTAACGTTGTTTCAGGTGGGTGACAAAGTTTTTGGACACACCGGGGACAAAATGGGTGCACATGCAGAGTATATCTGCCTGGCCGAAGACGATCCTATTGCGATAAAACCGGAAAACCTGGATTATGAAGAAGCCGCTTCGATATGTGATGGGGCTTCCCTTGCATTAACCTATATCAGCAGATCAAATCTCCAAAAAGGAAAACGCATTTTGATCTATGGTGCTTCCGGATCCATCGGTACAGCAGCGGTTCAGCTGGCAAAGTACTATGGGGCAGAAGTTACCGCAGTCTGCAGTACCACAAATCTGGAAATGGTAAAATCCCTCGATGCTGACAGGGTCATTGATTACACTCAAGAGGATTTTACAAAAGATGACCAAACACATGACATCGTTTTTGATGCGGTTGGTAAAAGCTCATTTTCACGCTGTAAAAGCCTGCTGAAAAAGGGTGGAATCTATTTTTCAACAGAACTGGGATTTCTGGCCCAGAACCCCCTCTTACACATATGGACATCGAAAATTGGAAGTAAAAAAGTGATGTTTCCGCTCCCCAAATATACAAGGGAGGATGTGGCTTTTTTCAGGGAACTTATTGAAGAGGGTAAGCTCAAACCGGTAATTGACAGGAAGTATCCGCTGGAGCAAATTGTCGATGCTTACAGATATGTTGAAAAAGGGCATAAGAAGGGAAATGTAGTCATAACTGTAGGAAAGAGTAACAATACCGAATAATTAGGAAGGCTACTGATGAAAGCAATTGTATGCACAAGATACGGCCCACCTGAAGTTCTTCAGCTTAGAGAGGTTCCAAAACCCATCCCAAAAGATAATGAAGTTCTCATAAAAATCCATGCCACATCAGTAACAACCGGTGACTCCAATGCCCGGGATTTTGTTTATATTCCGCCCGGTTTAGGACTTCTGGCGCGCTTGATGCTTGGCATCACAAAACCAAAGAAAAGCATGCTAGGATCTGTGTTTGCCGGAGAAATTGAAGCAGTTGGAAAAGACGTTAAATTGTTTAATGTGGGTGACCGGATCTTTGGAGGTGATGGTGATGGTATGGGTGCTTATGCAGAGTACAAATGTATGTCTGAAGACGGATTGCTTGCAGCAAAACCGGCTAATCTGACGTATGAGGAAGCTGCAGTAATTCCTTTCGGCGCTCTGACTTCCTTGTATTTCCTCAGAGACAGGGCAAATGTTCGAAATGGACAAAAAGTCCTTGTAAATGGTGCTTCAGGGGGGGTCGGTACTTCTGCTGTACAAATTGCCAAAGCCTTTGGTGCAGAAGTAACAGGTGTATGCAGCACTCGAAATCTGGAATTGGTGACGTCTCTGGGTGTCGATAAGGTAATTGATTATACGAAAGAGGATTTCACTAAAAACGGCGAGTCTTATGATATCATTTTGGACACGGCAGTGGGAACAACATCGTTTTCAAAATGTAAAAAATCGCTGAGTCAGGATGGTTTCTATCTTGCAGTTGCAGGTGGTTTAAAAGATCTATTTCAAATGCTCTGGACTTCGAGAATTGGCAGCAAGAAAGTGATCTTTGGCGGAGGAGGGGCATGCGAGAAAAAAGAGAATTTGTTTTTCCTCAAAGAGCTTCTTGAATCTGGAAAATTAAAACCGGTTTTAGACAGAAGCTATCCGCTGGAACAAATTGCAGAAGCTTTTAACTATCTTGAAAAAGGCCAAAAGAAAGGAAACGTGGCTATAACTGTAAAACACAATGATGAAAAATAAGAGAATTTGGAAATATAAATCCTGAAAAGAAAAAGTGGGTGAAAGCTTATCCCTTCAAAGCTTCCACGACAGTCTCGCCAAATTTCTTTGCGGCCTTTGGATCACGTCCGGTCACTATCTTTCCTTCCCGTAGTACATCAGTATCTTCGTATTTGGCACCGTTTTTCTTAAGGGCCTTAATGGCAGTTTTTTCCGCAAAAACGGTACTCTTTTTGCCTTTCAGAAGTCCTGCTTTTGCAAGTACCACCGGGGACAGGCAAATGGCTGCAACAACCTTTCCGCTTTTCTCTGCATCTTTTGCAAGACTCCTGAGTTTCACGTTATCCCACAGGAACTTAACGGAACCTCCGCCTCCCACTATCACAACTGAATCATAATCATCTGCATTTGCATCTGCAATTGCAATGTCAGGTTTTACTTTCTCACCCTTCGCTCCCCGTGCCGTTTCGGTTGAATTGCTGGCAACTGTTACATCATAACCATTCTTCTCGAAAACTTTCCGGGGATCCAGATATTCCTCATCCCTGAAGTTTTCCTGTGCTATAACCATCAGAATTTTCTTACTGTCGGCCATTCCTTGATCACTCCTGCACTACCTTCATGTCTATTGGTATATAGCAATAGCGGGAATTCGCTCTCAAAGGCTTGTTTTTTCCAGTTTTTCAAGAATAGTTGTCAGTTCCTTAATGTCCTGAAGGACAAAATCAGCTGTACCATTCTTTTCCTCATGATCATTCCGGTCACCATACGCAGCATGGGCTGTAATCATACCTATTTTCTTTGCGGGTTCAATATCCCTTCGCATGCTGTCCCCCACATAAATACAGTTCTGGGGCAGAAGATCGCATTTTTCCAGTGCGAATCTGAATACTTGCTCAGACGGTTTTTTTGCTTTTGTCATGTCACAGGTAATAATTTCATCTACCATTCCCAGAATCCCTGTTTTTTCCAGCCGGTACAATGTCCC
The window above is part of the Methanohalophilus levihalophilus genome. Proteins encoded here:
- a CDS encoding flavodoxin family protein; its protein translation is MNSLIIVKSIHQGNTLKIAERMAQVLGADLVGPEDVDLQKINDYDLIGFGSGIYSNKHHDSLFDLVDKLPNLNGKKVFVFSTSAMIRKSDHSKLESSLEEKGAVIVDEFFCKGLNKNSFMKYIGGMNKGRPNEDDFKRADEFVGKMKGNNFD
- a CDS encoding NAD(P)-dependent alcohol dehydrogenase — its product is MKAVVNERYGSPDVLELKEVPKPIPKDNEILIKIHATTVNRTDCGFRNADPFFVRFFLGITKPKQKILGSEFAGAIESIGRDVTLFQVGDKVFGHTGDKMGAHAEYICLAEDDPIAIKPENLDYEEAASICDGASLALTYISRSNLQKGKRILIYGASGSIGTAAVQLAKYYGAEVTAVCSTTNLEMVKSLDADRVIDYTQEDFTKDDQTHDIVFDAVGKSSFSRCKSLLKKGGIYFSTELGFLAQNPLLHIWTSKIGSKKVMFPLPKYTREDVAFFRELIEEGKLKPVIDRKYPLEQIVDAYRYVEKGHKKGNVVITVGKSNNTE
- a CDS encoding NAD(P)-dependent alcohol dehydrogenase; the encoded protein is MKAIVCTRYGPPEVLQLREVPKPIPKDNEVLIKIHATSVTTGDSNARDFVYIPPGLGLLARLMLGITKPKKSMLGSVFAGEIEAVGKDVKLFNVGDRIFGGDGDGMGAYAEYKCMSEDGLLAAKPANLTYEEAAVIPFGALTSLYFLRDRANVRNGQKVLVNGASGGVGTSAVQIAKAFGAEVTGVCSTRNLELVTSLGVDKVIDYTKEDFTKNGESYDIILDTAVGTTSFSKCKKSLSQDGFYLAVAGGLKDLFQMLWTSRIGSKKVIFGGGGACEKKENLFFLKELLESGKLKPVLDRSYPLEQIAEAFNYLEKGQKKGNVAITVKHNDEK
- a CDS encoding DJ-1/PfpI family protein, translating into MADSKKILMVIAQENFRDEEYLDPRKVFEKNGYDVTVASNSTETARGAKGEKVKPDIAIADANADDYDSVVIVGGGGSVKFLWDNVKLRSLAKDAEKSGKVVAAICLSPVVLAKAGLLKGKKSTVFAEKTAIKALKKNGAKYEDTDVLREGKIVTGRDPKAAKKFGETVVEALKG